Proteins from a genomic interval of Heptranchias perlo isolate sHepPer1 chromosome 19, sHepPer1.hap1, whole genome shotgun sequence:
- the atp5f1e gene encoding ATP synthase subunit epsilon, mitochondrial encodes MVAFWRQAGLSYIRYSRICAQAVRAALKPQYQAEAKKVGDTSVKVSKVKE; translated from the exons ATGGTGGCGTTCTGGAGACAGGCCGGGCTGAG CTACATTCGCTACTCTCGGATCTGTGCACAGGCGGTGAGGGCTGCTCTGAAACCCCAGTACCAAGCAGAGGCCAAGAAAGTGGGAGACACAAGTGTCAAAGTCAGCAAGGTGAAAGAGTAA